One genomic segment of Nonomuraea coxensis DSM 45129 includes these proteins:
- a CDS encoding DUF397 domain-containing protein translates to MSDNMDLDTHPQWRTSSYCNGGNCVEVALLSSDTIGVRDNKNPESPVLTFTLTEWSRFVGGVRESR, encoded by the coding sequence ATGTCCGACAACATGGACCTCGACACGCATCCACAGTGGCGCACCTCGTCCTACTGCAACGGCGGCAACTGCGTCGAGGTCGCCCTGCTCTCCTCCGACACCATAGGCGTGCGCGACAACAAGAATCCCGAGAGCCCCGTTCTCACGTTCACGCTCACGGAATGGAGCCGCTTCGTGGGAGGCGTGCGCGAGTCCCGCTGA
- a CDS encoding DUF397 domain-containing protein has product MDRPPARDHAIWHRYCNGGSCVEVAMLDGKVWVRGSQDASGAVLPFSVDEWSDFIRGVKDGHFDLERLAPGA; this is encoded by the coding sequence ATGGATCGCCCGCCTGCCCGTGATCATGCCATCTGGCATCGGTATTGCAATGGCGGCAGCTGTGTCGAAGTTGCAATGCTGGACGGCAAGGTCTGGGTGCGGGGTAGCCAGGACGCCAGCGGTGCCGTCCTGCCGTTCTCGGTCGACGAATGGTCCGACTTCATCCGAGGGGTGAAGGACGGGCACTTCGATCTCGAACGGCTCGCACCCGGGGCCTGA